In Cryptomeria japonica chromosome 10, Sugi_1.0, whole genome shotgun sequence, a genomic segment contains:
- the LOC131037678 gene encoding uncharacterized protein LOC131037678, translated as MAKPKKNKPKSHSPKPRQTRKATPSSSAQKPIPPPKPQSNPSSGDEKRKKGKPGRVYVATTAEEEIESDEVVREVKKSATAARVVKMQPSGESQTSKKPKNDIDGSHIADSSVIAQDPLVIAVESEKNVEKVGNEKGEDTEMEEKEKDEGKVE; from the exons ATGGCCAAACCAAAGAAGAACAAACCAAAATCTCATTCACCTAAGCCAAGGCAAACAAGGAAAGCAACACCTTCCTCTAGTGCTCAAAAGCCTATTCCTCCACCTAAGCCTCAATCAAATCCATCTAGTGGagatgagaagaggaagaaagggaaaccAGGAAGAGTTTATGTGGCAACCACTGCGGAAGAGGAGATCGAATCAGATGAAGTAGTGAGAGAGGTCAAGAAGAGTGCTACTGCTGCCAGGGTTGTCAAGATGCAACCTTCTGGAGAAAGTCAAACTAGCAAGAAGCCCAAAA aTGATATTGATGGCAGTCATATTGCAGATTCAAGTGTTATAGCTCAGGATCCTCTGGTAATAGCTGTTGAATCAGAAAAGAATGTTGAGAAGGTTGGTAATGAGAAGGGAGAGGATACAGagatggaagagaaggagaaggatgaaggaaaagttGAATAG